The Bacillota bacterium LX-D genomic sequence CCAAATGAATGAACATGATGCGGAAGTTTTAGGCGGTATATTAGAACAAATTGGTTATCAAAAGACCGAAAATATTGAAAAGGCCGATTTAATTATTTTATATACTTGTTGTGTACGGGAAAAGGCTGAACAAAAAGTTTTTGCAAGATTAGGTAATTTAAAAAAATATAAGTATCAGAACCCTAACATGTTAATAGCTGTAGGAGGATGCATGGCACAGCAACCTGAAATGGGAACTTTGATTAAAAGGCGGGCACCTCATATTGATATTGTGTTTGGAACACATAATATTCATCGTTTACCTGAACTGCTTAAGGAAGCAGTTGATTCCGGGACAACTTTAATTGAAGTTTGGGATAAAGAACAGGGCATTATTGAAAATTTACCTTCTAAGAGAGCGGATCAACTAAAAGCCTATGTAACTATTATGTATGGCTGTAATAACTTTTGCAGTTATTGTATTGTTCCTTACGTCAGAGGAAGAGAAAGAAGTAGGGAGCCCCAAGAAATTATAAAGGAAATAAAAGACTTAGCAGAACAAGGTTTTAAGGAAGTTATTCTTTTAGGCCAAAATGTAAATTCCTACGGAAAAGATTTAAAAGAAGCAATTGATTTTGCAGACTTATTAATGGAAATTGATAAACTGTCAGGGCTAGAACGAATTAGATATATGACCTCTCACCCTAGAGATTTTACAGCTAAATTAGTTACTACAATTAAAAATTCATTAAAAGTGTGCGAACACTTTCACCTTCCAATTCAAGCAGGCAGCAATGAAATCTTAAAGCGTATGCACCGGGGTTATACAAAAGAAAAATATTTAGAATTGGTAAGCAAAATCCGCCAGCAAATACCCCAAGCGGTAATAACTACAGATATTATTGTTGGTTTCCCCGGAGAAACAGAAGAAGATTTTAATGAGACACTGGATGTTATTAGGAAAGCTAGGTTTGATCAAGCTTATACTTTCATCTACTCTCCACGGAAGGGAACACCAGCGGCAGATCTACCTAATCAGATTTCATCTGAAGTTAAAAAAGAACGTTTTCAAAGATTGCTTGATTTGCAAAATGAAATAAGCTGGGAAATAAATCAACAAATGCTAGGTAAAATTGAAAATGTGTTAGTAGAAGGAACAAGTAAAACAGACTCAAGTAAGCTATCCGGTCGGACAAGGGGTAATAAAATTGTTATAATGGAAGGAAGAGAAGATTTTATTGGAAAAATTGTAGATGTAGAAATAACAGAAGCTCAAACTTGGTCTTTGTTAGGTAAAATTGTTTCTTTTAAGGGAAATATCTAATTTACAAAGCTATTAATGTGAGGTCATATTTATTATGAGCGGTAATGTAACTCCAATGATGCGCCAGTATCTTAAAATAAAACAAAACTATCTAGATTCTATTTTGTTTTTTCGTCTTGGAGATTTTTATGAAATGTTTTTTGAAGATGCTTTAACAGCTTCAAAAGAACTGGAAATAACCTTAACTTCTCGTGAAGGTGGAGAAGAACGTGTCCCTATGTGTGGAATACCTTATCATGCGGCAGATGGTTATATTGCTCGTTTAGTAAATAGGGGTTATAAAGTAGCAATTTGTGAACAGGTTGAAGATCCTAAATCTGCAAAGGGTATTGTTAAAAGAGAGGTTATTCGTGTTATTACTCCTGGTACAATTGTTGATGAAAAAGTATTATCTGAAAAACAAAATAATTATTTAGTTGCTTTGGCTGCTGAGCAAGACGTTTATAGTTTAGCTTACATAGATATCTCAACTGGGGAATTTAAAGTTACATATGTTGAAGAAAAGAGTGGAATGTATTTACTAATAGATGAACTAGTACGTCTTAAGCCTGCTGAAATTTTATTTAGTTTAGATACAAAAAATGAACAATTATTTGAACTTAAAATCAACCAATTACTCAATTGTTCCTATCATGCATATCCTCTAAGGGGCAAAGAAGGCAGTGAAATTTTAATAAACCATTTTGGTGCTAGGGAATTTAGTAGTTTTTGCTTTGCCAGAATACCTGCAGCTGTTAAAGCTGCCGGGATGATTATGCAGTATTTAAAAGAAACTCAGAAGATTGCCCTACAGCACATCATTAATCTAAATTTTTATCAAGTAGATTCTTTTATGGTAATTGACTTATCAACTAGGAATAACCTTGAATTAACAGTCCATTCTAGAAATAAAACAAAAAATGGCTCATTACTGCAAATTCTTGATGAGACAGTGACTGCTATGGGAGGACGAAAGCTAAAACAGTGGTTGGAGCAGCCTTTACTTGATTTGGCAACTATCCAGCTTAGGTTAGATATGACCGAGGAATTGGTTGAAAAATATATTTTACGTTCTGAAGTTAGGACCCATTTAAAAAAAGTGTATGATGTGGAAAGATTATTAGGTAAAGTTGCTTACGGTACAGCCAATGCAAGAGATATATTAGCCTTAAAAAATTCTTTACTAATTTTAAAACCAATAAAAGAAAAGTTACAACAGGCCACATCTCCAGGCCTAAATAAGATATGTGCAAATATAGAACTATTGCCGGAACTAGTAGAATTGCTGGATGCTGCTATCATTGATGACCCCCCTATTGTGTTGAAAGAGGGAGGAATAATCAAAACTGGATATAATCTTGAGGTAGATCGGCTTAGGGAGGCTACCCGTGACGGGAGAACATGGATAGCAAATTTAGAACAAGAAGAAAAGGAACGTACGGGCATTAAATCTCTTAAAGTTGGCTATAATAAAGTTTTTGGTTATTATATTGAGGTAACAAAGTCTAATCTAGCCAGCGTCCCGGCAGATTTTATACGCAAGCAAACTTTAGCTAATGTGGAACGATATATTACCCCTAAACTTAAAGAATTAGAAGAGCTGGTCTTACATGCTGAAGAACGAGCGGCGGCTTTAGAATATGAGCTGTTTTTAGAAATAAGACAGGAAGTAACTAAATATACGGCAAAACTTCAAAAACTAGCACAAGTTATTGCTGAATTAGATGTTATATGTAGTTTTGCTGAAATAGCAGTTCAAAACAATTATACTAAACCAATTGTTGACCAATCTTGTACCATAGAATTAACCGAAGCCAGACATCCAGTAGTAGAAAAACTATGTCTCGATACTGGTTTTGTACCCAATGATTGTTACCTAGATACAAAGGAAAACCAACTGGCAATTATTACTGGACCCAATATGGCAGGTAAATCAACGTATATCCGAATGATAGCCTTATTAACAATAATGGCTCAAATTGGGTGCTTTATTCCAGCCAAAAAAGCTAAGATTGGTATAGTAGACAGGGTTTTTGCGCGTATCGGAGCTTCTGATGATTTAGCAAGGGGACAGAGTACTTTCATGGTTGAAATGAATGAGGTTGCTAATATTCTAACTAAAGCTTCAAAGCAGAGTTTAATAATTTTAGATGAAGTTGGCAGAGGAACTAGTACTTTGGATGGCTTAAGTATTGCCTGGGCTATTAATGAGTACATTCTAGATAAACTAAAGGCACGAACTTTATTTGCAACTCATTATCATGAATTAATAAGCTTGGCTGATTCTTATTCAGGTGTAAAAAATTATAGTATGGCAGTTAAGGAATATGATGATACTGTTATTTTTTTACGACAAGTTGTTCCAGGGGGATCAGATCGTAGTTATGGTATTCATGTTGCAAAACTCGCTGGAGTCCCTCAAGAAATTATTGCTAGAGCTCAGGAAAAGTTATTGGAATTTGAAAAAGAAAATTATATTGGAGAATTTTTAGAGGAAGCTGCTCCAACCGTGGAAAAAAAGTATATTAAAGAGCAAAATGTTTACCAGGAAATTGTTGCAGCAATTAAAAATTTAGATGTGAATTATTTAACTCCCCTGGATGCTTTAAATTTTTTGAATGCTATTAAAAATAAACTTAAGAAATGTGAAATGGAAGAATAACAGTGAAAGCAAAAATACAAATACTTGAACCTTATATTGCTGAAAAAATAGCGGCTGGAGAGGTTGTCGAGAGACCTGCTTCAGTAGTTAAAGAATTAGTGGAAAATTCTCTAGATGCTGGCAGTACCAAAATTATTATTGAAATTGGCCAAAGCGGACTAGAATATATAAAAGTTACTGATGATGGAGAAGGTATGGACAAGGAAGATGCCCAACTAGCTTTTATTCGCTACGCCACCAGTAAAATTAAATCAATGGCGGATTTAAGCCAAATAAGTACCTTGGGATTTCGTGGAGAAGGTTTGCCAAGTATTGCTGCAGTTAGCAAAGTAACTCTTTTTAGCAGAAGGGCGGACAATATTGAGGGTTTTAAAATTTATCTAGAGGGAGGTATTTTTAAGGCCAAAGAGCCTTGCGGTTGTCCTAAAGGAACTATCATTAATGTAGAAAATTTATTTTATAATACTCCTGCAAGAAAAAAATTTTTAAAGTCCCATTTAAAAGAAACGGGCTTAGTCGCAGATATAGTTAACCGCTTAGCTTTGGCTAATCCCCAAGTAGCTTTTAAACTCGTAAGTGACGAAAGAATAATCTTCCAAACAAGTGGTAATAATAACCTTTTAGATACAATTGCACAAATTCACAATATTGAACTGGCAAAGCATCTACTAAAGGTTAAATATGACTCTACAGAGTTAAGTATCCAAGGCTACATAGGTCAAAGTTTTCAGCACCGAGCCAACCGAGATTTGCAAACATTTTTTCTAAATAACCGGTATATACATCACTCTAAGCTGAGTAGAGCCTTGGAAGCAAGCTATCAAGGCGCTCTCCCAGTAAAGCGACATCCAATTTGTGTAATAAATATTTCAGTCCCATTCGAATTAGTTGATGTTAATGTGCATCCTACAAAACTAGAAGTAAGAATTAGCAATGAGGAAAAATTATTAGATACTTTTTCCACTATCGTCAAAGAAACACTGCAAAACAAAAGTAGCATGCCTACGTTTAATTCTGTCAAGGAAAGTCAACCTCTAATTATAAAGGAAGAACAAAAAGAACCTGTATCTTTTCAAGTCGATAAAGAAATATGTAAAGAAGAAGTCGCAGTCGCTTCATATTTAAATGTTGCAACATTACCTGCAACCCAGGATGATAATACTAGTGCTGCCAAATTTGTGGTAACCACAGAAGAAACTTTAGAACTAAAAGCCAAACAAGAGAAATTACCTATTCTTAATCCCATTGGTCAATTATTTAATTCTTATATTTTGGCTGAAGGGGAAGAAGGATTATACATTCTAGACCAACATGCGGCTCATGAGCGAATTATGTACGAAGAGTTAACACGTAAATATGCTTCGAAAGAAATAGCTAGTCAGATGCTAGCTATACCAATTACCTTGGAACTATCTTATTCTGAGGCTACTAAATTAATTGAAAATATTTTTTATTTTACTGCTTATGGTATTATAATTGAACATTTTGGTGGTTGTTCTTTTCAAATAAGAGGTCTTCCCTTAGGCTTTTCGCCTCAAGATGGGGAAGAAATAGTTTCAACTCTTTTGACAGAAATGGGTGGAAGTAGTTTAAATCCAATATTAGCCAAGGATAAATTAATTAAGTTATTAGCTTGTAAGAAGGCAGCGAAGGCAAATCAAAAACTAGCTCTTCCCGAAATAAATCATCTTTTACAGCAACTTAACCAAGCGGATTACCCTTTTACATGCCCTCACGGAAGACCTACAATTATATGTCTAAATAAAGCAGAGTTATTAAAAAAATTCTTACGTACATAGAAAGGTATTCAATGTTAAACTTAGGAGCAATTATCGGCCCCACGGCAGTGGGAAAAAGTAAAATCGCAGTTGAAGTTGCAGGTAAGATAAACGCGGAAATAATTTCAGCTGATTCTGTTCAGATTTACAAAGGATTTGATATTGGTTCAGCAAAAATAATGCAATCTGAATGCTATTCTAGCGATGGTAAGTATATAAAACATTACATGTTGGATGTGGTTGAACCAGATGTTGA encodes the following:
- the mutL gene encoding DNA mismatch repair endonuclease MutL, coding for MKAKIQILEPYIAEKIAAGEVVERPASVVKELVENSLDAGSTKIIIEIGQSGLEYIKVTDDGEGMDKEDAQLAFIRYATSKIKSMADLSQISTLGFRGEGLPSIAAVSKVTLFSRRADNIEGFKIYLEGGIFKAKEPCGCPKGTIINVENLFYNTPARKKFLKSHLKETGLVADIVNRLALANPQVAFKLVSDERIIFQTSGNNNLLDTIAQIHNIELAKHLLKVKYDSTELSIQGYIGQSFQHRANRDLQTFFLNNRYIHHSKLSRALEASYQGALPVKRHPICVINISVPFELVDVNVHPTKLEVRISNEEKLLDTFSTIVKETLQNKSSMPTFNSVKESQPLIIKEEQKEPVSFQVDKEICKEEVAVASYLNVATLPATQDDNTSAAKFVVTTEETLELKAKQEKLPILNPIGQLFNSYILAEGEEGLYILDQHAAHERIMYEELTRKYASKEIASQMLAIPITLELSYSEATKLIENIFYFTAYGIIIEHFGGCSFQIRGLPLGFSPQDGEEIVSTLLTEMGGSSLNPILAKDKLIKLLACKKAAKANQKLALPEINHLLQQLNQADYPFTCPHGRPTIICLNKAELLKKFLRT
- the miaB gene encoding tRNA (N6-isopentenyl adenosine(37)-C2)-methylthiotransferase MiaB, giving the protein MANLYYHIEVWGCQMNEHDAEVLGGILEQIGYQKTENIEKADLIILYTCCVREKAEQKVFARLGNLKKYKYQNPNMLIAVGGCMAQQPEMGTLIKRRAPHIDIVFGTHNIHRLPELLKEAVDSGTTLIEVWDKEQGIIENLPSKRADQLKAYVTIMYGCNNFCSYCIVPYVRGRERSREPQEIIKEIKDLAEQGFKEVILLGQNVNSYGKDLKEAIDFADLLMEIDKLSGLERIRYMTSHPRDFTAKLVTTIKNSLKVCEHFHLPIQAGSNEILKRMHRGYTKEKYLELVSKIRQQIPQAVITTDIIVGFPGETEEDFNETLDVIRKARFDQAYTFIYSPRKGTPAADLPNQISSEVKKERFQRLLDLQNEISWEINQQMLGKIENVLVEGTSKTDSSKLSGRTRGNKIVIMEGREDFIGKIVDVEITEAQTWSLLGKIVSFKGNI
- the mutS gene encoding DNA mismatch repair protein MutS, translating into MSGNVTPMMRQYLKIKQNYLDSILFFRLGDFYEMFFEDALTASKELEITLTSREGGEERVPMCGIPYHAADGYIARLVNRGYKVAICEQVEDPKSAKGIVKREVIRVITPGTIVDEKVLSEKQNNYLVALAAEQDVYSLAYIDISTGEFKVTYVEEKSGMYLLIDELVRLKPAEILFSLDTKNEQLFELKINQLLNCSYHAYPLRGKEGSEILINHFGAREFSSFCFARIPAAVKAAGMIMQYLKETQKIALQHIINLNFYQVDSFMVIDLSTRNNLELTVHSRNKTKNGSLLQILDETVTAMGGRKLKQWLEQPLLDLATIQLRLDMTEELVEKYILRSEVRTHLKKVYDVERLLGKVAYGTANARDILALKNSLLILKPIKEKLQQATSPGLNKICANIELLPELVELLDAAIIDDPPIVLKEGGIIKTGYNLEVDRLREATRDGRTWIANLEQEEKERTGIKSLKVGYNKVFGYYIEVTKSNLASVPADFIRKQTLANVERYITPKLKELEELVLHAEERAAALEYELFLEIRQEVTKYTAKLQKLAQVIAELDVICSFAEIAVQNNYTKPIVDQSCTIELTEARHPVVEKLCLDTGFVPNDCYLDTKENQLAIITGPNMAGKSTYIRMIALLTIMAQIGCFIPAKKAKIGIVDRVFARIGASDDLARGQSTFMVEMNEVANILTKASKQSLIILDEVGRGTSTLDGLSIAWAINEYILDKLKARTLFATHYHELISLADSYSGVKNYSMAVKEYDDTVIFLRQVVPGGSDRSYGIHVAKLAGVPQEIIARAQEKLLEFEKENYIGEFLEEAAPTVEKKYIKEQNVYQEIVAAIKNLDVNYLTPLDALNFLNAIKNKLKKCEMEE